CTGGTTCTAATTCCTTCCGTTCTCGCGTTACCACTACTGGATTCGATATTGGACCCCATCCTTGACAGCGTATGGACCTCTCTAGGCGGTCTCACCCAGACGTCTCTAGGAAGTCTCACAGGCAAGCTCGGTGCTAAGCAGTCTTATGACTATGTGGTAGTTGGCGGTGGCACAGGCGGCAACACCATTGCCTACCGTCTAGCTGAAGCTGGCTTTACAGTCGCAGTCGTCGAGGCCGGAGGGTCATACGAGTTAGGCAAGCCTATCGTCGGTCCTGCACCCCTAGGTGACATTATCGGTGTAGGGTCAAACCCCGCTGACAGCATCCCAACCGTTGACTATGGCTTGAGGACAGTCCCGCAAGCTGGTGCAGGGGGTCGCGAGATGCATTATGCGCAAGGCAAGTGCCTTGGCGGATCTTCTGGCCTGAACTTCATGATCCATCACCGCCCAAACCGAGGGGCTCTGGATGCCTGGGCAAAGGCCGTTGGAGACGAAAGCTACTCGTTCGACCAGTTTCTGCCATACTTCAAGAAAAGCTTTACGTTCACCCCGCCGAACACAAAGACACGCCTTGCCAATGCGACAACAGCCTACGTGGAGGATGACTTTAGCGAATCTTCAAATGCGCCAATCCAGGTGACCTACCCTAACTGGACACCCGTGTGGTCGACTTGGGCCGCCAAGGGCTTCGAGGCACTCGGGTTGAAATTGACGGACAAGTTTAACCAAGGCGTCCTGAACGGATATCATTACGCGCAAACCACAATAGAGCCGCAAGGCCAGGTCCGGTCCAGCTCGGCTGAATTCTTCTATGCGGCAAGAGACGCGAAAATGAGCAAGCTCACTGTATATCTGGGATCACGAGTCAACAAGGTACTTTTCGATGGGGACAAAACGGCCACAGGCGTTGAAGTCGCCGCGGCAGGACTGCTGAAATACACCATCACTGCCAAGAAGGAGGTAATCCTGTCGGCCGGTGCCGTACACACGCCGCAGCTACTCATGCTGTCTGGCATCGGTCCCGCGAAACACCTTACTGAATATGGTATCGACGTACTAGCGGACCGCCCCGGTGTAGGGCAGAACATGACGGACCATGCCCTTTTTGGACCGACGTACGAAATGAAGTTCGACACCCTGAACAAGGTAATCGGCGACCCTATCACCCTTGCCGCATCCATCGCCAAATATACCCTATCGCGTACTGGGCCGTTGACGACCAACGTCGCCGAGTTCCTAGCATGGGAGCGCATGCCCAGCAGTGCAAATCTGAGCCAATCAACCTGGGACCAGCTACTCCAGTATCCAGACGACTGGCCTCATATCGAGTATTTTCCGGCTGCGGCCCATATTGGCCGTTTCAATATTCCTTGGCTTGACCAGCCAAAGGACGGAAAGATGTACGCGTCTATTCTCGCTGCGTTAGCCGCACCACTATCCCGAGGCAATATCATGCTTGCCAGTGCCTCTCCCGCAGACAGTCCATTGCTCAATCCGAATTGGCTGACCCACCCGGGCGATGTCGAGGTCGCTGTGGCCATGTACAGGCGCACGCGCAGTGTGTTCAACACAGAGGCGATCCGAAGCGTCCGCGCGAGTGATGCCGAGTTCTGGCCGGGCTTGGATGTGGAGACGGACGAGCAGATCCTGCGCAATATTCGAACGAGCGTAATGGCAGTCATGCACGCGTCATGCACTGCGCGGATGGGACGTATCGATGACCCGACCGCTGTGGTAGATAACAAGGCGAGAGTGATCGGAGTCAAGGGTTTGAGGGTTATGGATGCCAGTTCACTTGCGCTTCTGCCCCCTGGGCATCCTCAGGCGTTGATCTACGCCTTGGCTGAGAAGATTGCAGATGAAATCATCAAGGCTACGTAGTATACTTTACAGGTAGACTATAACATGAAGACTATCAAATCAGATACCTTGACAAGAGATATATCAAGACTGGGCCCGGACGGGCGGATTATAACTAACATTATGATCTATAAGTAGTAGTATCGTGTCATAGTAATCAATTATTTTGCAGACCCGAGCATAAGAGGGCAGGTAATCTCTTCCGGTCCTGTTGCCGACACGGCGGTC
The sequence above is a segment of the Pyrenophora tritici-repentis strain M4 chromosome 3, whole genome shotgun sequence genome. Coding sequences within it:
- a CDS encoding BetA, Choline dehydrogenase and related flavoprotein; protein product: MHLSKLVLIPSVLALPLLDSILDPILDSVWTSLGGLTQTSLGSLTGKLGAKQSYDYVVVGGGTGGNTIAYRLAEAGFTVAVVEAGGSYELGKPIVGPAPLGDIIGVGSNPADSIPTVDYGLRTVPQAGAGGREMHYAQGKCLGGSSGLNFMIHHRPNRGALDAWAKAVGDESYSFDQFLPYFKKSFTFTPPNTKTRLANATTAYVEDDFSESSNAPIQVTYPNWTPVWSTWAAKGFEALGLKLTDKFNQGVLNGYHYAQTTIEPQGQVRSSSAEFFYAARDAKMSKLTVYLGSRVNKVLFDGDKTATGVEVAAAGLLKYTITAKKEVILSAGAVHTPQLLMLSGIGPAKHLTEYGIDVLADRPGVGQNMTDHALFGPTYEMKFDTLNKVIGDPITLAASIAKYTLSRTGPLTTNVAEFLAWERMPSSANLSQSTWDQLLQYPDDWPHIEYFPAAAHIGRFNIPWLDQPKDGKMYASILAALAAPLSRGNIMLASASPADSPLLNPNWLTHPGDVEVAVAMYRRTRSVFNTEAIRSVRASDAEFWPGLDVETDEQILRNIRTSVMAVMHASCTARMGRIDDPTAVVDNKARVIGVKGLRVMDASSLALLPPGHPQALIYALAEKIADEIIKAT